In a single window of the Pleurodeles waltl isolate 20211129_DDA chromosome 4_2, aPleWal1.hap1.20221129, whole genome shotgun sequence genome:
- the LGALS2 gene encoding galectin-2 yields the protein MSEKFEMVNLDIKPGESVKVKCKLPGDCKNFSINLGKNSSDVGLHFNPRLNDSVIVCNSKHSNNWQSEERSNHMCFHPGSEVKISIKHSGDKFEIKLPDGHEISFPNRHGYDKLSYMSVKGDVKVTSFKYE from the exons ATGTCG GAGAAGTTTGAAATGGTCAATCTGGACATTAAGCCAGGAGAGTCGGTGAAGGTGAAGTGCAAGCTCCCCGGAGATTGCAAGAA TTTCTCCATCAACTTGGGCAAGAATTCTTCAGACGTAGGTCTGCACTTCAACCCCCGCCTCAATGACAGTGTCATTGTGTGCAACTCCAAGCACAGCAACAACTGGCAGTCCGAGGAACGCAGCAACCACATGTGCTTCCACCCAGGGTCAGAGGTCAAG ATCAGCATCAAGCACTCTGGTGACAAGTTTGAAATAAAGCTGCCCGACGGCCACGAGATCTCCTTCCCCAACAGGCATGGCTACGACAAGCTCAGCTACATGTCCGTCAAGGGTGATGTCAAAGTCACCTCTTTCAAGTACGAGTGA